One window of the Methylocystis parvus OBBP genome contains the following:
- a CDS encoding sulfite exporter TauE/SafE family protein — protein sequence MLTPLMTQLAAGTLSGVMVGFSLGLIGGGGSVLAVPLLVYFVGVPEPHVAIGTSSIAVAANALFSLANHARAGTIKWRCASVFALFGVLGAYGGSTLGKAINGEKLLALFGLLMLVIGALMFKSRSGDGYPQVRLNRENFPRLAATGLATGALSGFFGIGGGFLIVPGLMLAAELPIVNAIGSSLVSVSAFGVTTAANYAFSGLVDWKLAATILGGGVIGGLIGAATGRRLSAERGALATVFAGMVAATGLYVIWRAVGAFI from the coding sequence ATGCTCACCCCGCTGATGACGCAGCTCGCCGCCGGGACGCTTTCGGGCGTCATGGTCGGGTTCTCGCTGGGGCTGATCGGCGGCGGCGGTTCCGTGCTCGCGGTGCCGCTCCTCGTCTATTTCGTCGGCGTGCCGGAACCGCATGTGGCGATCGGCACGAGTTCGATCGCCGTCGCCGCCAACGCCTTGTTCAGTCTCGCCAACCATGCGCGCGCGGGCACGATCAAATGGCGCTGCGCCTCGGTTTTCGCGCTGTTCGGCGTGCTGGGCGCCTATGGCGGCTCGACCCTGGGCAAGGCGATCAACGGCGAGAAGCTGCTCGCCCTGTTCGGCCTTCTGATGCTCGTCATCGGCGCCTTGATGTTCAAGAGCCGCAGCGGCGACGGCTATCCTCAGGTGCGTCTCAATCGCGAGAATTTCCCGCGCCTCGCCGCGACGGGCCTCGCGACCGGCGCGCTGTCGGGCTTTTTTGGAATCGGCGGCGGATTTCTTATCGTCCCGGGGCTTATGCTCGCGGCCGAATTGCCCATCGTCAACGCCATCGGCTCCTCGCTCGTCTCCGTCTCCGCCTTCGGCGTGACGACGGCCGCGAATTACGCCTTCTCCGGTCTCGTCGATTGGAAGCTTGCCGCGACGATCCTCGGCGGCGGCGTGATCGGGGGATTGATCGGCGCCGCGACGGGGCGGCGGCTTTCCGCCGAGCGTGGCGCGCTCGCGACGGTCTTCGCCGGAATGGTCGCGGCGACCGGGCTTTATGTGATCTGGCGGGCGGTCGGCGCTTTCATCTGA
- a CDS encoding cytochrome c: protein MRKVLISIGAFSLFGAAALADDHHDHMQMMSKMAKDMRIEVDAPGPMKAMMLTNMRGHQQAIAEILATLSKGDGEGAAKIAETQLGMGSPGSAACKPMATSGELGDMPKMMASHMPEEMRALGMTMHAQATKFAEEARNMKQGGDPRPALAELGKTVQACNACHAAYRLD, encoded by the coding sequence ATGCGGAAGGTTTTAATTTCCATCGGCGCCTTTTCGCTTTTCGGCGCCGCGGCGCTCGCCGACGACCATCACGACCACATGCAGATGATGAGCAAGATGGCGAAGGATATGCGCATCGAGGTGGACGCGCCCGGCCCGATGAAGGCCATGATGTTGACCAATATGCGCGGCCACCAGCAGGCGATCGCCGAAATCCTCGCCACGCTCTCCAAGGGCGACGGAGAGGGAGCCGCCAAGATCGCGGAGACGCAGCTCGGCATGGGGTCGCCGGGCTCCGCCGCCTGCAAGCCCATGGCGACATCGGGAGAACTCGGAGACATGCCGAAAATGATGGCCAGCCATATGCCCGAGGAGATGCGCGCGCTCGGCATGACCATGCATGCGCAGGCCACAAAATTCGCCGAGGAAGCGCGCAATATGAAGCAGGGCGGCGATCCGCGCCCGGCGCTTGCCGAGCTCGGCAAAACCGTGCAAGCCTGCAACGCCTGTCACGCGGCCTATCGGCTCGACTGA
- a CDS encoding acyl CoA:acetate/3-ketoacid CoA transferase: MANNKVISADEAIALIRDNDVVTTTGFVQSCIPEALHAALEKRFVESQHPRDLTLIMTAGAGDSKGLGTGRFHHEGLLKRVIAANFGRMPKVAQAAQENKILGYNLPQGVISQLYRACASGQPGLFSKVGLYTYVDPRFGGGKVNEVTTEDIVKYHNIQGEEWLFYIATKIDVAFIRGTSADPSGNISMEKEALVLDNLAQAMAAHNNGGLVIAQVERIVEQGSIKPKDVHVPGILVSAVVVADQPELHRMNYGVMYNAALAGEVRVPVEKFAKMPLDERKVIARRAAFELPPNGVVNLGVGAPEGIAAVANEEKLTPYITLTTEAGAIGGVLASGSSFGAATNADSIIQQNQQFDFYDGGGLDMTCLGMAECDLQGNVNTSKFGGRLNGCGGFINISQNARLVVFAGTFTNGGLRVEIADGKVNIVQEGRNKKFLNSVEQTTFSGKFAQKRKQPVYYVTERCVFQLKENGLELVEVAPGIDIDKHILPFMDFKPIINEPVLMDKRIFIDEPMGLMNDLLNLNLDQRISYDAGRNILFLNLEGWNARTKKDIDEMSKALVAACEKVGKRVNSVVNHDGAHINEALYDDYAEMIEYLSQRYYLTTTRYATSAFARMKMKEAMAKRGLQPHVFERREAAETFLEVVASEEEKTPA; encoded by the coding sequence ATGGCCAATAACAAGGTTATCAGCGCCGATGAGGCGATTGCGCTCATTCGCGACAACGACGTCGTCACCACGACGGGCTTCGTCCAGAGCTGCATCCCCGAGGCGCTGCACGCCGCGCTGGAGAAGCGCTTCGTCGAGTCACAGCATCCGCGCGACCTCACCCTCATTATGACCGCCGGCGCCGGCGACTCCAAGGGCCTCGGCACGGGCCGTTTCCATCACGAAGGTCTGCTCAAGCGCGTCATCGCCGCCAATTTCGGCCGCATGCCCAAGGTCGCCCAGGCCGCGCAGGAAAACAAGATTCTGGGCTACAACCTGCCCCAAGGCGTCATCTCGCAGCTCTACCGCGCCTGCGCCTCGGGCCAGCCGGGGCTCTTCTCGAAAGTCGGCCTCTATACTTATGTCGATCCGCGCTTCGGCGGCGGCAAGGTGAACGAGGTTACAACCGAAGACATCGTCAAATATCACAATATTCAGGGCGAAGAGTGGCTCTTCTATATCGCCACCAAGATCGACGTCGCCTTCATCCGCGGCACCTCGGCGGACCCTTCCGGCAATATCTCGATGGAGAAGGAGGCGCTGGTCCTCGACAATCTCGCCCAAGCCATGGCCGCCCACAATAATGGCGGCCTCGTCATCGCGCAGGTCGAGCGCATCGTCGAGCAGGGCTCGATCAAACCCAAGGACGTGCATGTTCCCGGCATTCTGGTATCGGCCGTCGTGGTCGCGGACCAGCCCGAGCTGCACCGCATGAATTACGGCGTGATGTACAACGCCGCGCTTGCGGGCGAAGTCCGCGTGCCGGTCGAGAAGTTCGCCAAAATGCCGCTCGACGAGCGCAAGGTCATCGCCCGTCGCGCCGCTTTCGAATTGCCGCCGAACGGCGTCGTGAATCTCGGCGTCGGCGCGCCGGAGGGCATCGCCGCCGTCGCCAATGAAGAAAAGCTCACGCCGTACATCACGCTCACGACGGAAGCCGGCGCGATTGGCGGCGTGCTCGCCTCGGGGTCGAGCTTCGGCGCCGCGACCAACGCCGACAGCATCATTCAGCAGAACCAGCAATTCGACTTCTATGACGGCGGCGGTCTCGACATGACCTGCCTCGGCATGGCCGAATGCGACTTGCAGGGCAATGTCAACACCTCGAAATTCGGCGGACGCCTCAACGGCTGCGGCGGCTTCATCAATATCAGCCAGAACGCGCGCCTCGTCGTCTTCGCCGGCACCTTCACCAATGGCGGCCTGCGCGTCGAGATCGCGGACGGCAAAGTCAATATCGTGCAGGAGGGACGGAACAAGAAGTTCCTCAACTCCGTCGAGCAGACGACCTTCTCCGGCAAATTCGCCCAGAAGCGCAAGCAGCCCGTCTATTACGTGACCGAACGCTGCGTCTTCCAGCTCAAGGAGAACGGGCTGGAGCTCGTCGAGGTCGCGCCGGGGATCGACATCGACAAGCACATTCTGCCCTTCATGGACTTCAAGCCGATCATCAATGAGCCGGTCCTGATGGATAAGCGCATTTTCATCGACGAGCCGATGGGGCTGATGAACGACCTGCTGAATCTCAATCTGGATCAGCGCATCAGCTACGACGCGGGACGCAACATCCTCTTTCTCAATCTCGAGGGCTGGAACGCGCGCACCAAGAAGGACATTGACGAGATGAGCAAGGCGCTCGTCGCCGCCTGCGAAAAGGTCGGCAAGCGCGTGAACTCAGTCGTCAATCACGATGGCGCGCATATCAATGAAGCGCTTTATGACGATTACGCCGAGATGATCGAATATCTGAGCCAGCGCTATTATCTGACGACGACGCGCTATGCGACCTCGGCCTTCGCCCGCATGAAGATGAAGGAAGCCATGGCCAAGCGCGGCCTGCAGCCCCACGTCTTCGAACGCCGCGAGGCCGCCGAGACTTTCCTCGAGGTCGTGGCGTCGGAAGAGGAAAAGACGCCGGCGTAA
- a CDS encoding YgaP-like transmembrane domain has translation MLHGEQEMEANVGKTDKMIRIAAGVLLLSLAFVGPKTPWGFIGVVPLVTAFINFCPAYKLLGVNTCGK, from the coding sequence ATGCTTCACGGAGAACAGGAAATGGAAGCGAATGTCGGCAAAACCGATAAGATGATCCGGATCGCGGCGGGAGTGCTTCTGCTCAGCCTCGCCTTCGTGGGACCCAAGACGCCATGGGGCTTCATCGGCGTCGTGCCGCTTGTGACCGCCTTCATCAATTTCTGCCCGGCCTACAAGCTCCTTGGCGTGAACACCTGCGGCAAGTAG
- a CDS encoding tetratricopeptide repeat protein, with the protein MFGSSQKDVFYAASHKIRRAALPAGLFAASFAMLVTAFVDPAPALDAPAARAPETTPLPMFKNPRAALRAGLESYHAGDAATSVAALRYAAEGGEPLAQWKLGRMYADGDGVARDEAKAYDYFSKIVDHFAEEEPDPRERSMAANAFVAVGIYLRDGLTTARIEPDLDRAFELFRYAATYFRNADAQYHLGRMYLDGQGVKRDLRQSVNWLELAARKGHPQAQAVLGRLMFNGEAGGAGQKARGLMYLTLARDAAAGGANEQWIIDSHAKALASASEADRKAAVALLEDYLRERN; encoded by the coding sequence ATGTTCGGATCTTCGCAAAAGGACGTTTTCTACGCCGCGTCGCACAAGATCAGGCGCGCGGCGCTCCCCGCCGGCCTGTTCGCGGCGAGCTTCGCCATGCTGGTGACGGCTTTCGTCGATCCCGCTCCCGCTCTCGACGCGCCGGCGGCGCGCGCGCCCGAGACGACGCCTCTTCCCATGTTCAAGAATCCGCGCGCGGCGCTGCGGGCGGGTCTCGAGAGCTATCACGCGGGCGACGCGGCGACCTCGGTCGCCGCGCTGCGCTACGCCGCCGAGGGGGGCGAGCCGCTGGCGCAATGGAAGCTCGGCCGCATGTACGCCGATGGCGACGGCGTCGCGCGCGACGAGGCCAAGGCCTATGACTACTTCTCCAAGATCGTCGACCATTTCGCCGAAGAGGAGCCCGATCCGCGCGAGCGCTCCATGGCGGCGAACGCCTTCGTCGCGGTCGGCATCTATCTGCGCGACGGGCTGACGACGGCCCGGATCGAGCCCGATCTCGACCGCGCCTTCGAGCTCTTCCGTTACGCGGCGACCTATTTCCGCAACGCCGACGCGCAATATCACCTTGGCCGCATGTATCTCGACGGCCAGGGCGTGAAGAGGGATTTGCGCCAGAGCGTCAATTGGCTGGAGCTCGCCGCGCGCAAGGGCCATCCGCAGGCGCAGGCCGTTCTCGGCCGGCTGATGTTCAATGGCGAAGCCGGCGGCGCCGGGCAAAAGGCGCGCGGCCTCATGTATCTCACGCTCGCGCGCGACGCCGCCGCCGGCGGCGCGAATGAGCAGTGGATCATCGATAGCCACGCCAAGGCGCTGGCCAGCGCGAGCGAGGCGGATCGCAAGGCCGCCGTCGCCCTGCTGGAAGATTATCTGCGCGAGCGCAATTAG
- a CDS encoding 6-pyruvoyl trahydropterin synthase family protein — protein sequence MATFEVYREFYFEAAHALYDPEAKDGGKYRNLHGHSFRVRVTLRGERQPEEQWVIDLGKLGRRLAELREKLDHSFLNDLDGLGKPTLENLCLYIWRDLAPSSPGLCEVGIFRDSCFEGCVYRGD from the coding sequence GTGGCGACGTTCGAGGTTTACCGCGAGTTCTATTTCGAGGCGGCGCACGCCCTTTACGATCCCGAGGCCAAGGATGGCGGCAAATACCGCAATCTGCACGGGCACTCCTTCCGCGTGCGCGTCACCTTGCGCGGCGAGCGCCAGCCCGAGGAGCAATGGGTGATCGACCTCGGCAAGCTCGGCCGCCGGCTCGCCGAGCTGCGCGAGAAACTCGACCATTCCTTCCTCAACGACCTCGACGGACTCGGCAAGCCGACGCTCGAAAATCTCTGTCTTTATATCTGGCGCGATCTCGCGCCCTCTTCGCCCGGCTTGTGCGAGGTGGGAATCTTTCGTGACAGCTGCTTCGAGGGCTGCGTCTATCGCGGCGACTGA
- a CDS encoding MBL fold metallo-hydrolase: protein MPQPNIRGFFDEATFTVTYLVSDPATKKAAIIDPVLDYEPGGGVADSRSIDAVLAAAAKEGLEVEWVLETHAHADHLSAAPVVKEATGAKIGVGAQITKVQEIFRPAFLADDIAPEGKDFDELFADGDSFPLGALTVDVIFTPGHTPACVSYKIGDNVFVGDTIFMPDYGTARADFPGGDARALYASIRRLLALPPQTRLFMCHDYKAPGRDVYLWETTVAEEREKNVQIRDGIGEEEFVASRRARDEALAAPRLLLPSIQVNIRAGRFPAPGPDGVRRLLIPVTFKGAAAPSS, encoded by the coding sequence ATGCCGCAGCCGAACATTCGCGGCTTCTTCGACGAAGCCACCTTCACCGTCACCTATCTGGTCTCCGATCCCGCCACGAAAAAGGCCGCCATCATTGATCCGGTCCTGGATTACGAGCCCGGCGGCGGCGTCGCCGACTCTCGTTCGATCGACGCCGTGCTCGCCGCCGCGGCTAAAGAAGGGCTGGAGGTGGAATGGGTTCTCGAGACCCACGCCCATGCCGATCATCTCTCCGCCGCGCCGGTCGTGAAGGAAGCGACCGGGGCCAAAATCGGCGTCGGCGCACAGATCACGAAGGTGCAGGAAATATTCCGCCCTGCTTTCCTCGCCGACGACATCGCGCCTGAAGGCAAGGATTTCGACGAGCTCTTCGCGGATGGCGACAGCTTCCCGCTTGGCGCGCTCACCGTCGACGTGATTTTCACGCCGGGCCATACGCCGGCCTGCGTCTCCTACAAGATCGGCGACAACGTCTTTGTCGGGGATACGATCTTCATGCCGGATTACGGGACCGCCCGCGCCGATTTCCCGGGCGGAGACGCGCGCGCGCTCTACGCCTCCATCCGGCGGCTCCTTGCTTTGCCGCCGCAGACGCGCCTCTTCATGTGTCATGATTACAAGGCGCCCGGCCGCGACGTCTATCTCTGGGAAACGACGGTCGCCGAAGAGCGGGAGAAGAACGTCCAGATCCGAGACGGGATCGGGGAAGAGGAATTCGTCGCGTCGCGCCGCGCGCGCGACGAGGCGCTCGCCGCCCCGCGTCTGCTGCTGCCGTCGATCCAGGTGAATATTCGCGCCGGGCGCTTTCCGGCGCCGGGGCCCGACGGCGTGCGCCGGCTGCTGATCCCGGTGACGTTCAAAGGCGCGGCGGCGCCCTCGAGCTAA
- the xth gene encoding exodeoxyribonuclease III — MRIATWNVNSVRQRLAPLLSFLKESNPDILCLQELKCEETAFPRMEVEDAGYNVVLHGQKTFNGVAILSKSPIEESTVGLPGFDHEGQSRYIEAVVSNGDAGVFRVASIYCPNGNPPDTPKYAYKLRFMKALTAHAFALLKLEEATVLAGDYNIIPEPRDAHDPSAWVADALFLPESRAAYRRLLNLGYADALRAATDDAGLYTFWDYQAGAWQKNKGIRIDHLLLSPQAADRLARVEIVKEMRAGDKPSDHVPIFAELA; from the coding sequence TTGCGCATCGCCACTTGGAACGTGAACTCCGTCCGGCAGCGGCTCGCGCCGCTGCTGTCGTTTCTGAAGGAGTCGAATCCGGACATTCTCTGCCTGCAGGAATTGAAATGCGAGGAGACCGCCTTTCCGCGCATGGAGGTGGAGGATGCGGGCTACAACGTCGTTCTGCACGGACAGAAGACGTTCAACGGCGTCGCCATCCTCTCCAAATCTCCGATCGAGGAATCGACGGTCGGCCTTCCCGGCTTCGATCACGAAGGGCAGTCACGCTATATCGAAGCCGTGGTGTCAAACGGCGACGCCGGCGTTTTCCGCGTCGCGTCGATCTATTGCCCCAACGGCAATCCGCCCGACACGCCGAAATACGCCTATAAGCTGCGTTTCATGAAGGCGCTGACGGCGCACGCCTTCGCGCTCCTGAAGCTCGAGGAAGCGACCGTGCTCGCGGGCGATTACAACATCATTCCCGAGCCGCGCGACGCGCACGACCCTTCGGCCTGGGTCGCCGACGCGCTGTTTCTTCCCGAGAGCCGCGCCGCTTATCGACGCCTTCTCAATCTCGGTTACGCGGATGCGCTGCGCGCCGCGACCGACGACGCCGGGCTCTATACTTTCTGGGATTATCAGGCGGGCGCCTGGCAGAAGAACAAGGGCATTCGCATCGACCATCTCCTGCTTTCGCCGCAGGCGGCCGACCGGCTCGCCCGCGTCGAGATCGTCAAGGAGATGCGGGCGGGCGATAAGCCTTCCGACCATGTGCCGATCTTTGCGGAGTTGGCGTGA
- a CDS encoding c-type cytochrome, giving the protein MASSSRAPILLGLAAIAAMVAAPAQAGDAKKGAVIAKRWCASCHVVSSDQTSAVADAPSFYDIAQRRTDKKQIANFLVDPHPPMPDMHLSRKEIDDITTYIRSLDPRPQPQEPDGKDDVQPKRG; this is encoded by the coding sequence ATGGCTTCATCTTCACGCGCTCCCATCCTCCTCGGCCTCGCCGCGATCGCCGCCATGGTCGCCGCGCCAGCCCAAGCCGGAGACGCGAAAAAGGGCGCGGTCATCGCCAAGCGCTGGTGCGCGAGCTGTCACGTCGTCTCGAGCGACCAGACGAGCGCCGTCGCGGACGCGCCCTCCTTTTACGACATCGCCCAGCGCCGCACGGACAAGAAACAGATCGCGAATTTCCTCGTCGATCCGCATCCGCCCATGCCGGACATGCATCTCTCGCGCAAGGAGATCGACGACATCACGACTTATATCCGCAGCCTCGACCCGCGCCCGCAGCCGCAGGAGCCCGACGGGAAGGATGACGTGCAGCCGAAGAGGGGGTGA
- a CDS encoding sulfite exporter TauE/SafE family protein, which produces MSDETVNFHAHGMHCQGCEHVIETGLKRLAGVRSVRAHYPTETVAVEYDAALLSFDAICENVEANGYKVELGERKARPFAQRLALIAGALAGLAALAFIDSHWISAGGAPDISQHMSLWLIFALGLVTGFHCIGMCGAFVVSYSAADASAGRASLLSHVAFGAGKTLSYTSIGALFGALGAFIAFTPLLRGAAGIAAGLFLIVFGLNMLGLFAPLRRFRLGLPAPLERWVYKEADGRHRPFVIGLLNGLMIACGPLQAMYVMAAGTGSPVEGAKMLFAFGLGTLPVMLAFGVIASTLSNALTHRLLKASGVIVVALGAVMINRGLILTGWGYDLVSIAARLHQEDAPVAARIPAPSVQKIEMEANAKGYAPTRFTLVKDVPVQWTINAAEVTECNKRIIVPALHLEFDLKPGLQTVSFTPRQAGVVPWSCWMGMIRGEFDVVEPGAAPKEEASPAPAKEEAAPPVAAGPARPSSYAVQGGDTLKSVAKKFYGDARRAGDIAAANPGLRKKNLRKKKLKPGQLLILPKP; this is translated from the coding sequence ATGAGCGACGAGACGGTCAATTTCCACGCCCACGGCATGCATTGCCAGGGTTGCGAGCATGTCATCGAAACGGGCCTCAAAAGGCTCGCGGGGGTGCGCAGCGTTCGTGCGCACTATCCGACCGAGACCGTCGCCGTAGAGTATGACGCCGCCCTCCTCTCCTTCGACGCCATTTGCGAAAATGTCGAAGCGAACGGCTACAAGGTCGAATTGGGCGAGCGAAAGGCCCGCCCCTTCGCGCAAAGGCTGGCGCTGATCGCGGGCGCCCTCGCGGGTCTCGCCGCGCTTGCTTTTATCGATTCGCATTGGATCAGCGCCGGCGGCGCGCCCGACATTTCGCAACATATGAGCCTCTGGCTCATCTTCGCGCTCGGCCTCGTGACGGGCTTCCATTGCATCGGCATGTGCGGCGCCTTCGTCGTGAGCTATTCAGCGGCTGACGCCAGCGCCGGGCGCGCCTCGCTTCTCTCCCATGTCGCCTTCGGCGCCGGCAAGACGCTTTCCTACACGAGCATCGGCGCCCTCTTCGGCGCGCTCGGCGCCTTCATCGCCTTCACGCCGCTGCTGCGCGGCGCGGCGGGAATCGCGGCCGGGCTGTTTCTGATCGTTTTCGGGCTCAACATGCTGGGGCTCTTCGCCCCGCTGCGCCGCTTCCGCCTCGGCCTTCCCGCTCCGCTCGAACGCTGGGTCTACAAGGAGGCGGACGGACGCCATCGCCCCTTCGTCATCGGCCTGCTCAACGGGTTGATGATCGCCTGCGGCCCCTTGCAGGCGATGTATGTGATGGCGGCGGGGACGGGCAGTCCCGTCGAAGGCGCGAAAATGCTCTTCGCCTTCGGGCTGGGCACGCTCCCGGTCATGCTCGCCTTCGGCGTGATCGCCTCCACGCTTTCCAACGCGCTGACGCATCGCCTGCTGAAGGCGTCGGGCGTCATCGTCGTGGCGCTCGGCGCGGTGATGATCAATCGCGGTCTCATCCTCACGGGATGGGGCTATGATCTCGTCTCGATCGCGGCGCGCCTGCATCAGGAGGATGCGCCCGTCGCGGCGCGAATTCCCGCGCCGTCCGTGCAGAAGATCGAGATGGAGGCGAATGCGAAAGGCTACGCGCCGACGCGCTTCACGCTTGTCAAAGACGTGCCTGTCCAATGGACGATCAACGCCGCCGAAGTGACCGAATGCAACAAGCGCATCATCGTTCCCGCGCTGCATCTGGAATTCGATCTGAAGCCCGGCTTGCAGACCGTTTCATTTACGCCGCGGCAGGCGGGCGTCGTTCCGTGGAGCTGCTGGATGGGCATGATCCGCGGCGAATTCGACGTCGTCGAGCCCGGCGCGGCGCCGAAGGAAGAGGCCTCGCCGGCTCCGGCGAAAGAAGAAGCGGCGCCGCCCGTCGCGGCTGGACCTGCGCGCCCGTCGAGCTACGCCGTCCAAGGCGGCGACACGCTGAAAAGCGTGGCGAAGAAATTCTACGGCGACGCGCGGCGCGCAGGCGACATCGCCGCGGCGAATCCCGGCTTGCGCAAGAAAAACCTGCGCAAGAAAAAGCTGAAGCCCGGACAGCTTCTCATCCTGCCCAAGCCGTGA
- a CDS encoding ArsR/SmtB family transcription factor produces MTAPISLRLDPALAALNAAGEETRLRLLALLAQSELTVSEVVAILGQSQPRVSRHLKLLVEAGLVERRREGAWAFFRLTPAGPASALARDIAAWLDADDPILAEDDARLAEVRHARAENAARYFAAHAAEWDDIRSLHVPEALVEEAMRNAVGEKPVRTLLDLGAGAGRMLELFAPLADRAIGVDLSTAMLAVARGRMEETGLRNVQLRQGDIYALPIERNSVDLAIMHQVLHYLDDPARALREAARVLAPGGRLLVVDFAPHHEEALRDKHAHRRLGFSEKEIAGLLAQAGLETLFHRELAPEAKEGAKLTVSLWLARDPRIIADPIPASSLETA; encoded by the coding sequence ATGACTGCTCCCATTTCCCTGAGGCTCGACCCGGCGCTCGCGGCGCTCAACGCCGCTGGCGAGGAAACGCGCCTGCGTCTCCTGGCGCTTCTGGCGCAGTCGGAACTCACGGTCAGCGAAGTCGTCGCGATCCTGGGCCAATCGCAACCCCGCGTCTCGCGGCATCTGAAACTTCTCGTCGAGGCCGGCCTCGTCGAGCGCCGCCGAGAAGGCGCCTGGGCCTTTTTCCGGCTCACGCCGGCGGGCCCCGCCAGCGCGCTCGCGCGCGACATCGCCGCCTGGCTCGACGCCGACGATCCCATACTCGCCGAGGACGACGCCCGACTCGCCGAAGTGCGGCATGCGCGCGCCGAGAACGCCGCGCGCTATTTCGCCGCCCATGCCGCCGAGTGGGACGACATCCGTTCGCTGCACGTCCCCGAGGCGCTCGTCGAAGAAGCCATGCGCAACGCCGTGGGCGAGAAACCCGTGCGCACTTTGCTCGATCTCGGCGCCGGCGCCGGCCGCATGCTGGAGCTTTTCGCGCCGCTGGCCGACCGCGCCATCGGCGTCGATCTTTCGACAGCCATGCTCGCCGTGGCGCGCGGCCGGATGGAGGAGACCGGCCTGCGCAATGTGCAACTGCGGCAGGGCGACATTTACGCTCTGCCAATCGAGCGCAACTCCGTCGATCTCGCCATCATGCATCAGGTGCTGCACTATCTCGACGATCCCGCCCGGGCGCTGCGCGAGGCGGCCCGCGTCCTGGCGCCGGGCGGCCGCCTTCTCGTCGTCGACTTCGCGCCGCATCACGAAGAAGCGCTGCGCGACAAGCATGCGCATCGGCGCCTCGGTTTTTCGGAGAAAGAGATCGCCGGCCTTCTGGCGCAAGCGGGTCTCGAAACCCTCTTTCACCGCGAACTCGCGCCCGAGGCCAAGGAGGGCGCGAAGCTCACCGTCTCGCTGTGGCTCGCGCGAGATCCGCGCATCATCGCCGACCCGATTCCCGCTTCTTCCCTGGAGACCGCCTGA
- the queE gene encoding 7-carboxy-7-deazaguanine synthase — translation MVYAVKEAFKTLQGEGRHMGRAAVFCRFAGCNLWSGREADRAAAQCRFCDTDFVGADGEGGGKFASAEALAAHLATLWGPDRENRFAVLTGGEPMLQIDAALVDALHAQGFEIAVETNGTLPATPGLDWICVSPKAGAPLVQTQGDELKLVFPQEGADPVLYEGFDFSHFLLQPMDGPEILRNTKAAIDYCLAHPRWRLSVQTHKMIGVR, via the coding sequence ATGGTCTACGCGGTCAAGGAAGCCTTCAAGACGCTGCAGGGCGAGGGGCGGCATATGGGCCGCGCCGCCGTCTTCTGCCGTTTTGCGGGCTGCAATCTCTGGAGTGGGCGCGAGGCTGACCGCGCAGCCGCGCAATGCCGGTTCTGCGACACGGATTTCGTCGGCGCGGACGGCGAAGGCGGCGGCAAATTCGCGAGCGCCGAGGCGCTGGCGGCCCATCTCGCAACGCTATGGGGGCCGGATCGCGAGAATCGCTTCGCCGTGCTCACCGGCGGCGAGCCGATGCTTCAGATCGACGCGGCGCTGGTCGACGCCCTTCATGCGCAGGGTTTCGAGATTGCGGTCGAGACTAATGGGACGCTGCCGGCGACGCCGGGTCTCGACTGGATTTGCGTCTCGCCCAAAGCTGGCGCGCCGCTCGTTCAGACGCAAGGCGACGAATTGAAGCTCGTTTTCCCGCAGGAGGGGGCCGACCCGGTCCTATATGAGGGATTCGACTTCTCCCATTTCCTGCTCCAGCCCATGGACGGGCCGGAAATTCTGCGCAATACGAAGGCCGCGATCGACTACTGCCTCGCCCATCCGCGCTGGCGGCTGTCGGTTCAGACGCACAAGATGATCGGGGTGAGGTAG